In Hippoglossus stenolepis isolate QCI-W04-F060 chromosome 20, HSTE1.2, whole genome shotgun sequence, the following are encoded in one genomic region:
- the atraid gene encoding all-trans retinoic acid-induced differentiation factor, which produces MKAGRIQLKPALLTLIFTACLYAGGERTEPQVCSLCSGSVLNGTSVGEFCSASAGRTHGRCCLRPDNTTDPERVTGLDLSNCSLTHVEDLHEASTAVIIDLSLNPIVNLSDTAFQGFIELNYLILPGDVDCPAGNTSWSKVELKDGNHLCEGQTNMCNQTGRLSMNCPENSLCAPYGPGFFECSCADDFHGYKCLREGEFPALQVFGPLGASAVVISFLLWVTQRRMVKPL; this is translated from the exons ATGAAAGCTGGGCGCATCCAGCTGAAACCTGCGCTGCTCACCCTGATCTTCACCGCATGTCTGTACGCGGGGGGCGAGCGGACTGAGCCGCAG gTATGCAGTCTGTGCAGCGGCTCTGTGCTCAACGGCACTTCGGTAGGGGAGTTTTGCTCCGCGTCCGCCGGACGGACACACGGCCGCTGCTGCCTGAGACCTGACAACACAACCGACCCTGAACGCGTCACCGG gttggATCTATCCAACTGTTCCCTCACTCACGTAGAGGATCTGCATGAGGCTTCGACAGCGGTAATCAT AGACCTCTCACTTAATCCCATTGTGAACCTCAGCGACACAGCGTTTCAAGGATTTATTGAGTTAAATTACTT GATTTTGCCCGGAGACGTAGATTGTCCAGCAGGCAACACGTCGTGGTCGAAGGTGGAGCTCAAAGATGGAAATCATCTCTGTGAAGGCCAGACAAACATGTGCAATCAGACCGGACGGCTGT CCATGAACTGCCCGGAGAACTCCCTCTGCGCCCCCTACGGGCCCGGCTTCTTTGAGTGCAGCTGTGCTGACGACTTCCATGGATACAAGTGTCTGCGAGAG GGGGAGTTCCCGGCTCTCCAGGTGTTCGGGCCCCTTGGAGCATCTGCAGTCGTGATCTCTTTCCTGCTGTGGGTCACTCAGAGACGTATGGTCAAACCGCTCTGA